DNA sequence from the Spirochaetota bacterium genome:
CAGAAAATCCTTTCATACAAAAAACCATATACAAAATGTTTTTATGATGTAAATCTAAGACCAAATTGCTACACCCAAGCAATAGTGATGGAATCCCTAAGGCATAGCGATATTTTAAAGCTTAATGATGAAGAGCTTATTGAGATAAGGGATATGCTTGGAATCAAAGGTGACATAGATAGTTTTATTAATTTCCTGATCCAGGAGTACTGTCTTGATATGATCGCTGTTACGAAGGGAAGCAGGGGGAGTAGCCTTTATATTGGTGATAAGGGATATACAATGGAGCTGACTGAGACAACAGATATCATTGATACAGTTGGGGCAGGGGATGCATTCTCCGCAATATTGGCGATAGGTTATCTTAAGGGATGGGACCCGAATTCTATACTCACTGTTGCATCCGCTTTTGCATCTCAAATTTGTGGGATTGAGGGCGCAGTCCCCTCTGATAGCCAGTTTTATAGAGAGATATCAGATATAATATCAGAGATAGAGAATGGGCAAAAATAAAAAGCTATATATCCAGATGTTCAGCATTCACGGCCTATTGCGGGCTGAGGGTATGGAACTGGGTCGCGATGCGGATACTGGTGGACAGATAAAATACGTTATTGAGCTTGCCAATTCCTTAAGCACGCTTGAGGAGATTGAAAGGGTTGATCTTTTTACAAGATTAATATCCGACAAAACTGTATCTATGGATTATTCTGAGTCAATAGAGCAGGTGAATAATAAATTTCGAATAGTTAGGATACAGTGCGGAGGAAGAAAATACATCAGAAAGGAACTTCTTTGGCCGCATCTTGATGAATATGTTGATAAAACAATCAAGTTTATCAAGAAGGAGGATTCAATCCCTGATATTATTCATGGACATTATGCTGACGCAGGCTATGTGGCGATGCAGCTGTCTAAGTTCTTTGGAATCCCTTTTGTATTTACAGGCCATTCCCTTGGCAGATCAAAAAAAGAGAGGCTGATCGCTGAAGGGATAAAAGAGGATGATATAATAAAACGATATAAAATTGACAAAAGAATTGCGGTTGAAGAGGAGATTCTAACAGAGGCTGAGCTTATTATAACAAGCACAGATCATGAGTTGAAGAAGCAGTATGGCAAGTATGAGAATATAGGATTCCCATACTTTCAGGTAATACCTCCTGGCATTGATATTGAAAAATTTTATCCCTATTATCATGATATACTACCCGAACTAAAGAAAGATGAGATCGGCACACATGCCAAGGCTTCAGTACTGCAGGAGCTAAACCGCTTTTTTCTTCATCCTGATAAGCCTATTGTGCTAACGCTCTG
Encoded proteins:
- a CDS encoding carbohydrate kinase; protein product: MILVIGEILFDIFPDYKRLGGAPFNFSFHLKSLGMPVRFVTRIGSDIEGREMSTHLQKNGFEMSDVQIDPEHASGRVLIELTDKGIPEFNILPNVAYDHIFFDDSIKSLLNEKIELIYFGTLIQRSQMGYNTIQKILSYKKPYTKCFYDVNLRPNCYTQAIVMESLRHSDILKLNDEELIEIRDMLGIKGDIDSFINFLIQEYCLDMIAVTKGSRGSSLYIGDKGYTMELTETTDIIDTVGAGDAFSAILAIGYLKGWDPNSILTVASAFASQICGIEGAVPSDSQFYREISDIISEIENGQK